Proteins encoded in a region of the Sphingopyxis sp. OAS728 genome:
- a CDS encoding carboxymuconolactone decarboxylase family protein has protein sequence MSQRIDYNQIAPAGVKTLGGVYGYIMQSGLPAELVELVYLRISQINNCAYCLDLHTRDLIRRGVATEKLALVQAWREAGALFSERERAALAWAESVTLVAATGVPDEAFEAARAQFDEKELVDLTLAISLMNAFNRMAISFRNPPQGAIAK, from the coding sequence ATGTCCCAGCGTATCGACTATAATCAGATCGCCCCCGCCGGGGTCAAAACCCTTGGCGGCGTCTATGGCTATATCATGCAGTCCGGCTTGCCCGCCGAACTGGTCGAACTCGTCTATCTGCGCATCTCGCAGATCAACAATTGCGCCTATTGCCTCGATCTCCACACCCGCGACCTTATCCGCCGCGGTGTCGCGACCGAAAAGCTGGCGCTCGTCCAAGCCTGGCGCGAAGCGGGCGCGCTGTTCAGCGAGCGCGAGCGCGCGGCGCTTGCGTGGGCCGAGAGCGTCACGCTCGTCGCGGCCACGGGTGTGCCCGACGAGGCTTTCGAAGCGGCGCGTGCCCAGTTCGACGAAAAAGAACTTGTCGACCTGACCCTCGCCATCAGCCTGATGAACGCTTTCAACCGGATGGCGATCAGTTTTCGCAACCCGCCGCAGGGCGCCATCGCGAAATAG
- a CDS encoding NAD(P)/FAD-dependent oxidoreductase translates to MTQDIVIAGSGFAGMWAAISAARAIALADREADVRVTIVSPSPNLAIRPRLYEANLDDMNPDIAPLLAAVGVRHVAGVIESIDAEWRRLIVAGTDGVRTVMSYDKFVLAAGSQLFQPPIPGLADHAFNVDQFAEARRLGAHLESLADRRDTTARNTVVIAGGGFTGIETAAEMPERLRAILGDQAAIRVVVVEQAPHIGPDLGANPRPVIEEALAECGVEIITGAAVTAIDADSVTLSSGERIATSTVIWTAGARANPLAAQLAGEKDRFGRVAGDAYLRAPDGDIFVTGDVVRAATDDAGNVAAMSCQHAMSLGRVAGHNAAAELVGLPLHPYSQPRYVTCLDIGPWGALFTEGWDREVRLTRETGKAVKREINTRWIYPPAADRDAAFAIAAPDHVIVAA, encoded by the coding sequence ATGACCCAGGATATTGTGATCGCCGGATCAGGATTTGCCGGCATGTGGGCCGCGATTTCGGCCGCGCGCGCGATCGCGCTCGCCGACCGTGAAGCGGATGTGCGCGTGACGATCGTCTCGCCCAGTCCCAATCTCGCCATCCGCCCGCGGCTTTACGAAGCGAACCTCGACGACATGAACCCCGACATCGCGCCGCTGCTCGCGGCGGTCGGCGTCCGCCACGTGGCGGGGGTCATCGAGTCGATCGACGCCGAGTGGCGCCGCCTGATCGTCGCCGGCACCGATGGCGTCCGCACCGTCATGTCGTACGACAAATTCGTGCTTGCGGCGGGAAGCCAGCTGTTTCAGCCGCCGATCCCCGGTCTTGCCGACCATGCTTTCAACGTCGACCAGTTCGCGGAAGCCCGCCGGCTCGGCGCGCATCTGGAATCGCTGGCCGACCGGCGCGACACGACGGCGCGCAACACAGTCGTCATCGCGGGCGGCGGCTTCACCGGCATCGAGACCGCCGCCGAAATGCCCGAGCGCCTGCGCGCGATCCTCGGCGATCAGGCGGCGATCCGCGTCGTTGTCGTCGAGCAAGCGCCGCACATCGGCCCCGATCTTGGCGCCAATCCCCGCCCGGTGATCGAGGAAGCGCTGGCCGAATGCGGGGTCGAAATCATCACCGGCGCCGCGGTGACCGCGATCGACGCGGACAGCGTCACATTGTCGTCGGGCGAACGGATCGCGACGAGCACCGTCATCTGGACCGCCGGCGCGCGCGCGAACCCGCTCGCGGCGCAACTCGCGGGCGAAAAGGACCGCTTCGGCCGGGTCGCCGGCGACGCCTATCTTCGCGCGCCCGACGGCGACATTTTCGTCACCGGCGACGTCGTCCGCGCCGCCACCGACGACGCCGGCAATGTCGCGGCAATGTCGTGCCAGCATGCGATGAGCCTCGGCCGCGTCGCGGGGCACAATGCTGCCGCCGAGCTCGTCGGACTGCCGCTCCATCCCTATAGCCAGCCGCGCTATGTGACCTGCCTCGACATCGGTCCGTGGGGCGCATTGTTTACCGAAGGATGGGACCGCGAGGTGCGTTTGACGCGCGAGACCGGCAAGGCGGTGAAGCGCGAGATCAACACGCGATGGATCTATCCGCCCGCCGCCGATCGCGACGCTGCCTTTGCCATCGCCGCCCCCGACCATGTCATCGTCGCAGCCTGA
- a CDS encoding TonB-dependent receptor domain-containing protein, producing the protein MSNRRYLLSSLAVGALVSVSAPAQAEARQVKQFDIPAQDLGGALRAFARASGVQVIFDGKAVRGKRSEALRSRSDAEEALRVLLRGTGMAYRRNGKIFIVSPMRRVAQVPVEMASAAPLAVAAQDPANEISDVTDIIVTAQKKEEKIGDVPIAMTALSSAALDDHKIEGGAELLRAVPNMSFSKANFSMYNISIRGIGTKAVSASTDPAVAVSFNNTPLIRNRLFESEFFDMQRVEVLRGPQGTLYGRNATGGVVNLIPALPDLQDFGLDAKVEVGNYKTMRVSGMVNVPVSDTLAVRVAGALTSRDGFDYNTFTERRVNGRELWSTRASIAWEPSDRFRANAIWQHFDEDDNRSRTGKQLCARDPGRDTVGGIRVPDGTRGDGFGGTEIDLRGRMSQGCLPISLYDERSYDAPNASGYAPIVAGSTEYVYMGYTPSGSRSLVSGLKRGDPFAGVQQSRDLREIATSIDPVFRAKNDIFQLNLDFDVSDALKLVSQTAYARDRYYSSQDYNRYVSGPVFNDTSDLVDRRRNALPIDQSHAAPGGVFCDPQLGCSDRMLSMDLSRSRNRQWSQELRLQSAFDGPFNFSLGANYLNFKSQDDYFVFNNLYTFIAYNRNNRLDDGAPGSLFRYRDCPPDVVGRDCVYVDPNPIGSLDEQGHNYFRSRNNVQTKSWAIFGETYWNVTDALKVTAGLRFTRDDKRAILYPSQLLLGGGGTGASGGNISGGYKANDPLNQRWSKPTGRLVIDWKPDLAFTDDTLVYASASHGYKGGGANPARPDINRANVQFSDISPTFKPEYVNAFEIGTKNSFDGGRFTLNVTGFLYDYKDYQISQIVDRIALNENFDATIWGLEFEAAWRPSRAFRVDANLGYLRTRVKDGAQSIDVMDRTQGDPDWILLRPFLQVPSNCIAPRAYVERILRDPDGSALYALCGQSNGFGNFDPTTPLGNPAIRYGFAYDPSAPYDPAKVGAIVPFDPANPNAWRSQVSGAPNGGRGFFADLGGNELPNSPRITANIGAQYTFFMGDWDLTFRGDYYRQSKSFARIYNTPYDRLKAWDNVNLAVTLARPDSDLSFQFYVKNLFDDAPITDFFTNSDDSLLSTNVFTLDPRIIGFSATKRF; encoded by the coding sequence ATGTCCAACCGTCGCTATTTGTTGTCGAGTCTCGCCGTCGGCGCGCTGGTTTCTGTGTCGGCGCCTGCGCAGGCCGAAGCGCGGCAGGTTAAACAGTTTGATATTCCGGCGCAGGATCTGGGCGGCGCGCTGCGCGCCTTCGCCCGCGCGTCGGGCGTGCAGGTCATCTTCGACGGCAAGGCGGTGCGTGGCAAGCGCAGCGAAGCGCTCCGGTCGCGGTCGGACGCCGAAGAGGCACTTCGCGTGCTGCTTCGCGGTACCGGAATGGCCTATCGCCGCAACGGCAAGATCTTCATCGTCAGCCCGATGCGGCGGGTCGCGCAAGTTCCGGTCGAGATGGCGAGCGCAGCGCCGCTCGCGGTGGCGGCGCAGGACCCGGCGAACGAGATCAGCGACGTCACCGATATCATCGTGACGGCGCAGAAGAAGGAAGAAAAGATCGGCGACGTGCCGATCGCGATGACGGCGCTGTCGTCCGCCGCACTCGACGACCATAAGATCGAGGGAGGCGCGGAACTGCTGCGGGCGGTTCCGAACATGAGCTTCTCCAAGGCCAATTTCAGCATGTACAATATCTCGATCCGCGGGATCGGGACCAAGGCGGTATCGGCATCGACCGACCCTGCGGTGGCGGTGAGCTTCAACAACACGCCGCTGATCCGCAACCGCCTGTTCGAATCCGAATTTTTCGACATGCAGCGGGTCGAGGTGCTCCGCGGGCCGCAAGGGACTCTTTACGGACGCAATGCCACCGGCGGTGTCGTCAACCTGATTCCGGCGCTACCCGATCTTCAGGATTTCGGGCTCGATGCGAAGGTCGAGGTCGGCAATTACAAGACGATGCGCGTATCGGGCATGGTCAACGTGCCGGTGTCGGACACGCTGGCGGTGCGCGTCGCGGGGGCGCTGACCAGTCGCGACGGGTTCGATTATAACACATTTACGGAAAGGCGCGTGAATGGCCGTGAGCTGTGGTCGACACGTGCCTCGATTGCCTGGGAACCGAGCGACCGTTTCCGCGCCAATGCAATCTGGCAGCATTTCGATGAAGACGATAATCGTTCGCGTACCGGGAAGCAGCTTTGCGCGCGCGATCCCGGACGGGATACGGTCGGCGGAATCCGGGTGCCCGACGGGACGCGCGGCGACGGATTTGGCGGCACGGAAATCGATCTGCGTGGGCGAATGAGTCAGGGCTGCCTGCCCATCTCGCTCTATGACGAGCGCTCCTATGATGCTCCCAACGCCAGCGGTTACGCCCCGATCGTCGCGGGCTCGACCGAATATGTCTATATGGGGTATACGCCGAGCGGCAGCCGCTCTCTCGTCTCTGGCCTGAAGCGCGGCGATCCGTTCGCGGGCGTTCAGCAATCGCGCGACCTGCGCGAAATCGCGACGAGCATCGATCCGGTCTTTCGCGCGAAAAACGATATCTTCCAGCTCAACCTGGATTTCGATGTGAGCGACGCGCTGAAGCTTGTGTCGCAGACCGCTTATGCCCGCGATCGCTATTATTCTTCGCAGGATTATAATCGTTATGTCTCGGGGCCGGTGTTCAACGATACCTCGGATCTGGTGGATCGCCGCCGCAATGCCCTGCCGATCGACCAGTCGCACGCGGCGCCGGGCGGTGTGTTTTGCGACCCGCAGCTCGGCTGCTCGGACCGGATGCTGTCGATGGATCTCAGCCGATCGCGCAACCGGCAATGGTCGCAGGAGCTTCGTCTTCAATCCGCGTTCGACGGTCCGTTTAATTTCAGCCTTGGCGCCAATTATCTGAACTTCAAATCGCAGGACGATTATTTCGTCTTCAACAATCTCTATACGTTCATCGCCTATAACCGAAATAATCGGCTCGATGACGGCGCCCCCGGCAGTCTCTTTCGCTATCGCGATTGCCCGCCTGATGTCGTCGGCCGCGACTGCGTGTATGTCGACCCCAATCCGATCGGTTCGCTCGACGAGCAGGGGCATAATTATTTCCGCAGCCGCAACAATGTCCAGACGAAATCCTGGGCGATATTCGGCGAAACCTATTGGAACGTCACCGACGCGTTGAAAGTCACCGCCGGGCTGCGCTTCACGCGCGACGACAAGCGCGCAATCCTCTATCCCAGCCAGCTCCTGCTCGGCGGCGGCGGCACCGGCGCCAGCGGCGGCAACATCAGTGGCGGGTACAAGGCGAACGACCCGCTCAACCAGCGCTGGTCAAAACCGACCGGGCGTTTGGTGATCGACTGGAAACCCGATCTGGCCTTCACCGACGACACGCTGGTCTATGCTTCGGCATCGCACGGCTACAAGGGCGGCGGCGCCAACCCGGCGCGCCCGGACATCAACCGCGCCAATGTCCAGTTTTCCGATATTTCGCCGACCTTTAAGCCTGAATATGTCAACGCCTTCGAAATCGGGACCAAGAACAGCTTCGACGGCGGGCGCTTCACGTTGAACGTGACCGGTTTCCTGTATGACTATAAGGATTATCAGATATCGCAGATCGTCGACCGCATCGCGCTCAACGAAAATTTCGATGCGACGATCTGGGGACTTGAGTTCGAGGCCGCATGGCGGCCGTCGCGCGCGTTCCGTGTCGATGCCAATCTCGGTTACCTGAGAACCCGGGTAAAGGATGGGGCGCAGTCGATCGACGTGATGGATCGGACCCAGGGCGATCCCGACTGGATCTTGCTTCGTCCCTTCCTCCAGGTTCCCTCGAACTGCATCGCGCCGCGCGCCTATGTCGAACGAATATTGCGGGATCCTGACGGCTCTGCGCTTTATGCACTGTGCGGCCAGTCCAACGGTTTCGGCAATTTTGACCCAACCACCCCGCTTGGCAATCCCGCAATACGCTACGGCTTCGCTTATGATCCCTCCGCGCCCTATGACCCCGCCAAGGTCGGTGCGATCGTTCCCTTCGATCCGGCGAACCCCAATGCCTGGCGGAGCCAAGTCAGCGGCGCACCCAATGGCGGGCGCGGGTTCTTTGCCGATCTTGGCGGCAACGAATTGCCCAATTCGCCGCGGATCACGGCCAATATCGGTGCGCAGTATACATTTTTCATGGGCGATTGGGATCTCACCTTCCGCGGCGATTACTACCGCCAATCGAAAAGCTTCGCGCGCATCTATAACACGCCCTATGACCGGCTGAAGGCGTGGGACAATGTCAATCTGGCCGTGACGCTCGCGCGACCCGATTCAGACCTGAGCTTCCAGTTCTATGTCAAAAATCTGTTCGATGACGCGCCGATCACCGACTTCTTCACAAACAGCGACGATTCGCTGCTCAGCACCAACGTCTTCACGCTCGATCCGCGCATCATCGGATTTAGCGCGACGAAGCGGTTCTGA
- a CDS encoding organic hydroperoxide resistance protein yields the protein MTKSIVYTGKTHTTGGRDGAARSSDGELDVKLAPPGSPRSGTNPEQMLGAGWSACFLGAIGKAAIEIDQRLPTDASIDAEIDLISDEADGYSLAARLAVSLPGIDRETGEMLIARAHQLCPYSKLSRGNIAAEIVLA from the coding sequence ATGACCAAGAGCATTGTTTATACCGGAAAGACCCACACGACAGGCGGCCGCGATGGCGCCGCGCGCAGCAGCGACGGCGAACTCGACGTCAAACTGGCGCCCCCCGGATCGCCGCGGTCCGGCACCAATCCCGAACAAATGTTGGGCGCCGGCTGGTCGGCCTGTTTCCTCGGCGCGATCGGTAAGGCGGCGATCGAGATCGACCAGCGCCTTCCGACCGACGCATCGATCGACGCCGAAATCGACCTCATATCCGATGAGGCCGACGGCTATTCGCTCGCGGCGCGCCTCGCCGTCAGCCTTCCCGGCATCGACCGCGAAACCGGCGAAATGCTGATCGCGCGTGCGCACCAGCTTTGCCCCTATTCGAAGCTGTCGCGCGGCAATATCGCCGCCGAGATCGTCCTCGCCTGA
- a CDS encoding glutathione S-transferase, with translation MTGLPILYSFRRCPYAMRARLALLASGVSYEHREVLLRDKPAAMLAASPKGTVPVLVLADGSVIDESIDIMRWALEQSDPENWMARADAALVADYDGAFKHHLDRYKYWGRYGVDPVEHRTAGLAMLAELDARVADRAYLGGATRGFSDVAIFPFVRQFAGVDPPWFEAHAPQRVREWLGALVASELFERAMVRLAPWAPGGG, from the coding sequence ATGACGGGCCTACCGATCCTCTACAGCTTCCGCCGCTGCCCCTACGCGATGCGCGCGCGTTTGGCGCTTTTGGCGAGCGGCGTTTCTTATGAGCATCGCGAAGTGCTGCTGCGCGACAAGCCCGCCGCAATGTTGGCGGCGTCGCCCAAGGGTACGGTGCCGGTTTTGGTGCTCGCTGACGGAAGCGTGATCGACGAAAGCATCGATATCATGCGCTGGGCGCTCGAACAGAGCGACCCCGAAAACTGGATGGCGCGCGCCGACGCGGCGCTGGTTGCCGATTATGACGGTGCGTTCAAACATCATCTCGACCGCTATAAATATTGGGGGCGCTACGGCGTCGATCCTGTGGAGCATCGCACGGCAGGACTGGCGATGCTGGCCGAGCTGGACGCACGGGTCGCCGATCGGGCATATCTGGGAGGCGCCACGCGGGGATTCAGCGACGTCGCTATCTTTCCGTTCGTGCGCCAGTTCGCGGGCGTCGATCCGCCCTGGTTCGAAGCCCATGCACCGCAACGGGTGCGCGAATGGCTCGGGGCACTGGTCGCGTCGGAGCTGTTCGAGCGGGCGATGGTGCGGCTCGCACCCTGGGCGCCAGGCGGGGGCTGA
- a CDS encoding sigma-70 family RNA polymerase sigma factor gives MAAESVSELERLTRKFRPPLIAFFSRRVASLAEAEDMTQEVFVRLMRTQANIEETSAAYIFRIAANLVTDRARHDLVRRHFSDAVRSEGSAGIDPLDPFRIASARESISVLWAAIQALPEPTQQIFILYRVEDIPKQTIADNFGFHLRTVDKHISRALVFIARRMRLQP, from the coding sequence GTGGCAGCGGAATCTGTCTCCGAACTGGAACGGCTAACCCGGAAATTCCGGCCGCCGCTGATCGCCTTTTTTTCGCGTCGGGTCGCAAGTCTGGCCGAGGCCGAGGACATGACCCAGGAGGTTTTTGTTAGGCTGATGCGGACGCAAGCGAACATCGAGGAAACAAGTGCCGCGTATATCTTCCGGATTGCGGCGAATCTTGTAACGGATCGCGCCCGACACGACCTTGTGCGCCGGCATTTCTCCGACGCTGTCCGAAGCGAAGGCAGCGCGGGCATCGACCCGCTCGATCCTTTCCGGATCGCCTCGGCGCGGGAGAGTATTTCGGTGCTCTGGGCCGCGATCCAGGCGCTGCCCGAACCCACGCAGCAGATATTCATCTTGTACCGCGTCGAGGATATTCCCAAGCAGACGATCGCCGACAATTTCGGATTTCACCTGCGAACGGTCGACAAGCATATTTCGCGCGCGCTGGTTTTTATCGCCCGCCGGATGAGGCTGCAGCCATGA
- a CDS encoding FecR family protein has translation MAFALTAGGGAWYWAQSPDVYATAVGERRTVRLDDGSSVSLDAASRMLVSFTDERRAVTLERGRAKFDVAKDPLRPFTVTAGSQSVVAVGTSFSVELLRNQLRVLLFEGQVAVVPRAVAAANIKVRRPAPATTQLVPGQELVADLSSGTAEVLPAEAERSLGWEGGRVDFVDMPLADAVERINRYAASPIVLGDAAAGRHIVNGVFDAGDTDSFVKGVTSLYPLSAREEGHRIVIKTVNSKVDEEKNSQR, from the coding sequence ATGGCGTTCGCGCTGACGGCGGGCGGCGGCGCCTGGTACTGGGCGCAAAGTCCCGACGTTTATGCCACCGCGGTCGGCGAACGGCGGACCGTCCGGCTCGACGACGGATCCAGCGTCTCGCTCGATGCTGCCAGCCGGATGCTTGTGTCGTTCACCGACGAGCGGCGTGCGGTCACGCTCGAGCGCGGCCGGGCCAAGTTCGACGTGGCGAAAGATCCGCTGCGCCCGTTTACCGTGACCGCGGGATCGCAGTCAGTGGTGGCGGTCGGGACGAGTTTCAGCGTCGAACTGCTGCGCAACCAGCTCCGCGTCCTGCTGTTCGAAGGACAGGTCGCGGTCGTTCCGCGTGCGGTCGCGGCGGCCAATATCAAGGTTCGGCGACCGGCCCCGGCGACCACCCAGCTCGTGCCCGGCCAGGAATTGGTGGCCGATCTTTCGTCCGGAACCGCGGAGGTCCTGCCAGCCGAAGCCGAGCGCTCGCTCGGCTGGGAAGGCGGCCGCGTCGATTTTGTCGATATGCCGCTGGCCGACGCGGTCGAGCGGATCAATCGCTACGCCGCATCGCCGATCGTCCTCGGCGATGCGGCTGCTGGCCGCCACATTGTCAATGGCGTGTTCGATGCCGGCGACACCGACAGCTTCGTCAAGGGCGTGACGTCGCTCTACCCGCTGTCGGCACGCGAAGAGGGGCATCGCATCGTTATTAAAACAGTAAATTCCAAAGTAGATGAAGAAAAAAATAGCCAAAGATAA
- a CDS encoding cupin domain-containing protein, whose amino-acid sequence MKFVSLIAAASAALALTVAPPALAHGAGETVTTNFEKEIPNIPGKTLVATVVDYAPGAESAPHAHAKSAFVYAYVVSGEIESKVNDGPARVYKAGESFYEPPASLHPISRNASKTKPARLLAVIVLDNDEVGEITTSLDQH is encoded by the coding sequence ATGAAATTTGTTTCCCTGATTGCGGCAGCGTCCGCCGCCCTCGCATTGACCGTCGCGCCGCCAGCGCTCGCGCATGGCGCCGGCGAAACCGTCACGACCAACTTTGAAAAAGAAATCCCCAACATCCCGGGCAAGACGCTCGTCGCAACAGTCGTCGACTATGCGCCGGGCGCTGAATCGGCACCGCACGCGCATGCCAAGTCGGCGTTCGTCTACGCCTATGTCGTTTCGGGCGAAATCGAGTCGAAGGTCAACGACGGCCCGGCGCGCGTCTATAAGGCGGGCGAAAGCTTCTACGAGCCCCCCGCCTCGCTGCACCCGATCAGCCGCAACGCCAGCAAGACCAAGCCTGCAAGGCTGCTCGCGGTGATCGTCCTCGACAATGACGAGGTTGGCGAAATCACCACCTCGCTCGATCAGCACTGA
- a CDS encoding TonB-dependent receptor yields MSLAHSWQLRSELLTARGLPRLDRLGGDNGQSRHTLSLQVNGGVRGLGANLNGNWQSAARVRDAGNPGGQGDFFYPAFAQFNVGFYVEPARLAPPSGKTSWLSKLRVAFDVQNLFDSYRRVRLPDGSIPAGYRRHEIDPLGRTVQVSIQKQF; encoded by the coding sequence GTGTCGCTCGCCCACAGCTGGCAGCTCCGAAGCGAATTGCTGACGGCTCGCGGGCTTCCACGGCTCGACCGGTTGGGCGGGGATAATGGTCAGTCGCGGCACACGCTGTCGTTGCAGGTGAATGGCGGCGTTCGCGGTCTTGGCGCCAACCTCAACGGAAACTGGCAAAGCGCTGCGCGCGTCCGCGATGCCGGCAATCCCGGCGGGCAGGGAGATTTCTTCTACCCGGCCTTCGCGCAATTCAATGTCGGATTCTATGTCGAGCCGGCACGCCTGGCGCCCCCCTCGGGCAAGACGTCGTGGCTCTCGAAGCTGCGCGTCGCGTTCGACGTCCAGAATCTGTTCGACAGCTATCGCCGCGTCCGGTTGCCCGACGGCAGCATTCCGGCGGGATATCGCCGCCATGAAATCGATCCGCTGGGCCGCACCGTCCAAGTCAGCATTCAGAAGCAATTCTGA
- a CDS encoding serine hydrolase domain-containing protein, whose product MTIFGRRALLFGSSALIVGSAASTRARAGQGPDSSATWIPSGELVRDLPRLMRIAGVPGAAIAVVDRGKLAWSRSFGVKNILTGDPVRDDTLFEAASMTKPIFAYVVMRLADEKRLNLDKPLVQYRRPANLGGDPNLERITARHVLEHSSGLPNWASEPLVTSSTPGSRYSYSGEAFIWLQLVVETIMGMGLGSVMRAKLFDPAGMPNSSFGWDEEIAASTVFGHSEPPEGEQALPAQPTRDLGNRLLPVAAKWRKPIAAWTFEDSVAAMRETDPKTPPSTHDLLVNSAGGLLMTVSDYAKFMALMMDRPERAAWEISDAARQAMLTPRLDVRGRDISRGLGWELEQSPTGLLFQHSGSNYGIFKTMGVGDARSGRAIVVFTNAANGNALAARIIRQATGIDRLKSLI is encoded by the coding sequence ATGACGATATTCGGGCGGCGGGCCTTATTGTTCGGATCTTCGGCACTGATCGTCGGCAGCGCGGCATCCACCCGCGCCCGCGCCGGCCAAGGCCCCGACAGCAGCGCCACGTGGATCCCGTCCGGGGAACTGGTCCGCGACCTTCCGCGCCTGATGCGGATCGCCGGGGTGCCCGGCGCCGCCATCGCGGTCGTGGACCGCGGGAAACTCGCCTGGAGCCGGAGCTTCGGCGTCAAAAATATTCTCACCGGCGACCCGGTGCGCGACGACACATTGTTCGAAGCCGCGTCGATGACCAAGCCAATCTTCGCCTATGTCGTGATGCGGCTGGCCGACGAAAAACGCCTCAACCTCGACAAGCCGCTTGTCCAGTATCGCCGGCCGGCGAACTTGGGTGGCGACCCGAATCTCGAGCGCATCACCGCCCGGCACGTGCTGGAGCATTCGAGCGGCCTGCCCAACTGGGCGTCCGAACCGCTCGTCACCAGCAGCACGCCCGGATCGCGCTACAGCTATTCGGGCGAAGCCTTCATCTGGCTCCAGCTGGTCGTCGAGACGATCATGGGAATGGGCCTCGGCAGCGTGATGCGGGCCAAGCTGTTCGACCCGGCCGGCATGCCCAACAGCAGCTTCGGCTGGGACGAGGAGATCGCAGCGTCGACGGTCTTCGGCCATTCGGAACCGCCGGAAGGCGAGCAGGCGCTTCCCGCCCAGCCGACGCGCGATCTCGGCAACCGGCTGCTGCCGGTCGCTGCGAAATGGCGCAAGCCAATCGCGGCGTGGACCTTCGAAGATTCGGTCGCCGCGATGCGCGAGACCGATCCAAAGACGCCGCCGTCGACCCACGACCTGTTGGTCAATTCGGCGGGCGGGCTGCTGATGACCGTGTCCGATTATGCGAAGTTCATGGCGCTGATGATGGATCGGCCGGAGCGGGCGGCGTGGGAGATCAGCGATGCGGCCCGGCAGGCAATGCTCACCCCGCGGCTCGACGTGCGCGGGCGCGACATTTCGCGAGGGCTGGGCTGGGAACTCGAGCAATCGCCGACGGGCCTATTATTCCAGCACAGCGGCAGCAATTACGGGATTTTCAAAACGATGGGCGTTGGCGATGCCCGAAGCGGGCGGGCGATCGTCGTCTTCACCAACGCCGCGAACGGCAATGCGCTCGCGGCCCGGATCATCCGGCAGGCAACCGGGATCGACCGGTTGAAGTCGCTGATCTGA